GCCCAGATCCTCCAGCCGCCGTCCGCCTGCCGCTTCCAGAGCGTCACGTACCGGCCGCCGATGCGCTGTTCGGCCTTGCCCTTCGGGTGGAAGGCGTACGACCACGCTCCGGTCTCGTAGGCGACGTCGTCCACCAGCCAGACTTCGGCGGTCTCGATGCCCACCCGCACCGCACCGACCTCGGCGAGAAAGCGTGCGACATCGCTCGCGATCGCCTGGCGGCCCCGGATCACCTTGCCGCCCTCGTTCAGCCGCGCGCCGCCCGCATCGTAGACTCTGGCCAGCGCCTCGGCGTCGGATGCCAGAAACGCAGCCTTGTACGCGACGTTGCCGGCTTCGATGGCCTTCCGGGCGGCGGCGAGCTCGGCGGGCGGAGCCGTCTGCCCGGCCAGAGGGGGAGCGCACGCGAGGAGCAGCAGGAGCGTTCGGTACATGAGATTCATCGTTCGGCCCTCGCTGGATGGCCCGGACGGGGCGATTCGTGCCTGGCGCCGGCGCATGCGGGCCGGCCGTGGACCTCCCCAGGGACGCCGCAAGCCGTATCGGCTTCACACGTCTCCGAGGGAATTCCGGCCCGGGGCATCAGGTGGCGCCCTCCCCCAGTTTCACCTCGGCCCCATCAGGGAGGCCGTGGAGCCGGCGCGCCAGTTGGGCGAGCAATCGGCGCTGCTCGAGCGCGTCGACCGCCCGGAGCTCGCGAGTCGAGCCCTCCGCCTGGAGCACGAATGGCGGGAACGCCGCCAGCAACTGCCCGGGCCGGAGCTCGCCCCCAGCCTGGCGAAAAGTCAACAGAGGCTGATAGTCGAGCACCCGCTCGGGGTCGGTCGCAAGGGCCGTGAAGAACCCATCGAGTGACTCGGCGGCGTCGCTGATCTCGCCGAGCTCGCCATGCAGGCGAACGACGGCGCGTTCGCGCAGGAGAAACTGGTCGCCGAACGCATCCTCCGCGAACGGCACGTCCGAGGGCTGCACCTCCGCGAAGAGGTGGTGCAGCGCATCGGCCCCGTGCCACGCGTGACGAAGGGAGTGCCAGGCCGGGCCACGACAGGCGCCGCGCACGTGGAGACCACCCAGGTAGGCGACACAGCCGTTCCGGCCACGGAGCGCGTCCGCGAGTCCGGCGGGGAGCTGCGCCAGGACTTCCGGGTCATCGAGTGCCGGTCCACTGTACAGCAGGTGGGGCAGATCGAGGTGCATTCCCTGAGCTTTCGGGTCGGGGCAGGTCGTCACCCGCCACCGTCGCGGCACCCGGGGGTGGCGGCCACGTTGCCGCGGGTGCGATTTGATGCTCGGTTGACGGTCCATCTCCAGGTTCAAGTGCCAGCGTGATCGGTCACGGTCGGCCGCACCGTTGCCCGACACACGCAACGCAATCCGTCCCACCTCCAGCCCAGCTCCTCTCCTTCGCACGGACGCCCACGTGCCCGACGGCGATGCGCCGGCCGACCGTACCTTCCGCATCCGGCTCGCCAACCGGCTCACGGAGTTGCGCCTCGCGATCGACCTCGGCGAGATCAGAACCCGAGCGGCGTTCAAGGCGGCGCTCGAGCGCGACGGCAGCTTCACGGCGGGTGATCCACGCGTCCTGAAGGCATGCCGCGAGGCTGGCCTCACGGCATGGCTCCGCGGGCCCGGCTTTCCGTAAACGAAATGAACCTCAGGCGAAAGCACCAGCCTGGCCGTGCCCTGGTTCTCCGCCATTTCTCCGCCATTAGATTGCACCCATGAGTTCCCCACCCGAGGCGTGGCTTCGCGGTCCGCTGCCCGACATCCCGCTCGCGCTCATGCCGGCCGCGCACGCGCTGGTCCAGGCCCGCGAGGACATCACCGACGCTACCGCGGGCGCGGACGAGTCCGACCTCTGGGTCCGCCCCGGCGGCGCCGCGTCGGCGGGATTCCACCTTCGGCACCTGGCCGGGAGCCTCGACCGGCTGCTCGCGTACGCGCGCGGCGAGCGGCTCACCCCGGATCAGCTCGCCGCGCTCCGCCGAGAGGGTGAGGCGGGAGAGGAGACGATCGGCGAGCTCACCGCCGAGGCAACGGCTGCGATCGGTCGCGCGCTCGACCAGCTCCGCCGGACCCCGGCCACGGCGCTCGG
The DNA window shown above is from Gemmatimonadales bacterium and carries:
- a CDS encoding SgcJ/EcaC family oxidoreductase; this encodes MYRTLLLLLACAPPLAGQTAPPAELAAARKAIEAGNVAYKAAFLASDAEALARVYDAGGARLNEGGKVIRGRQAIASDVARFLAEVGAVRVGIETAEVWLVDDVAYETGAWSYAFHPKGKAEQRIGGRYVTLWKRQADGGWRIWADMGVPGT
- a CDS encoding DinB family protein, which encodes MSSPPEAWLRGPLPDIPLALMPAAHALVQAREDITDATAGADESDLWVRPGGAASAGFHLRHLAGSLDRLLAYARGERLTPDQLAALRREGEAGEETIGELTAEATAAIGRALDQLRRTPATALGESRPVGRAALPATVIGLLAHAAEHTSRHTGQLITTLKVVRGLRAIPSP